In Thiovulum sp. ES, the genomic stretch TTTTTTCAATTGGACTTGAAAGGAGATTTTAGGGAGAAACTCCCCCCTATTAAAAAATTGGGACTGACCTAATAGCTCCTAGTAAAAGTTTTTATTATGGAACAAATGTGATAATCTAAAATCTAACCATTCAAAACTTTTTGCATGTTTATCGCTCTTTCTTGTAAGATACGAAATTTTGCTTCTTAAACTAGAATTAAGGCTTTCTACAAGGTTTGTAAATACAGATTTTTTCATTGTTGCTTTATCTCCAAAAACAGAGTTATAACTAACATTTTCATCACAAAAAACTATCTCTACATTTGGCAATTTTTCTTTAAATTCTAACAGAGCTTTATTATCTTTTTTTTCTGATAAATGATAAAAGTAATGCTGGTTTCCCTCGATATCTACGGCAATAGCAG encodes the following:
- a CDS encoding transposase, IS1 family (PFAM: IS1 transposase~IMG reference gene:2508610031_SP); translation: FEEFMSSIKGRTFFAYLIIDELYTFYKKKSQKAYVWSAIAVDIEGNQHYFYHLSEKKDNKALLEFKEKLPNVEIVFCDENVSYNSVFGDKATMKKSVFTNLVESLNSSLRSKISYLTRKSDKHAKSFEWLDFRLSHLFHNKNFY